The following nucleotide sequence is from Trifolium pratense cultivar HEN17-A07 linkage group LG2, ARS_RC_1.1, whole genome shotgun sequence.
TTCGTCGTTGCCGCTCCTTTCTCAAACACACCCACGCAGCAAGGAATTATGTCACCTATGAGATTAACAAGGTTTCTTTCAAAACCCTCTTTACTTCCTAACTTTTTCACTTTCAGATTTTTCTCACATTTTCACAATGTTAgtgatgttgttgatgatgattctATTTATATGTTCAAAAGTATGCTAAATATGCGAAAAACCCCTTCCATTATTGAATTTAACAAGATTTTAAGTTCCCTTGTTAAAACAAAGAACAATTACTCAACTGTTATTTCCCTTTCTCACCAAATGGAATTCCATGGAATTAGGTCTGACATTTTCACTAttacaattttgatcaattgTTACTGTCATATAGGTCAAATGACTTATGCATTTTCTCTATTGGGAAAGATTCTTAAGATGGGTTATCAGCTGGATGTAGTAACCGTGAATACCCTTATCAATGGTCTTTGTCTTAATAATGAGATTCAGAAAGCATTGTACTTTCATGATGATCTTATCGCTAAGGGTTTTCAGCTCAACCATGTTAGTTACGAGACATTGATCAATGGGTTGTGTAAAATGGGACATACAACACCTGCCCTCCAACTGTTGAGACGGCTCGAAAAAGGATCAGTAAAGCCTAATTTGGTAAGTTACAGTACAATCATTGATAGCATGTGCAAAAATAAGCTTGTAGATGATGCTTGTGAATTATTTTCTGAAATGGTTAACAAGGGAATTTTTCCAGACGTTGTCACTTATAGTGCTCTAATCTATGGTTTTTGTATTgtgaataaattaaaagaagcaATTGTTTTGTTGAACGAAATGGTATCGAAAAACATCAACCCAAATGTTTATACCTTTAATATATTGATCGATGCGTTTTGTAAGgagggaaagatgaaagaaGCTAAAAGTGTGTTAGCTATGATGATGAAACAAGGCATGAAACCTGATGTAGTTACTTATAGTACTTTAATGGATGGGTTCTGCCTTCGTAAAGAAGTGAGCAAGgccaaatatatatttaacactATGATTCAAAGGGGAGTGATGCCCGATGTTAAGAGCTACAGTATTATGATCAATGGGTTCTGTAAGAGTGAAATGGTGGATGAAGCCATCAAACTCTTTGAggaaatgtatttaaaaaatattattcctAATACAGTAACATACAACACTCTTATTGATGGCTTGTGCAAATCAGGGAGAATTACATATGCTTGGGAGCTTGTAGATGAGATGTGTGACAGAGGTCAACAACCCAATGTAATCACCTACAATTCCTTCTTGCACACTTTATGCAAAATTCATGAACTTGATGCGGCAATTGCATTAGTCAAGAAAATTAACGACCAAGGTATCATGCCAAATTTGTACACGTACAGTACCCTAATTGATGGACTTTGCAAAGGTGGGAGGCTTAATGATGCACTAAAGGTTTTTAATAATCTTTTGGCTAAAGGATACAATCTAGATGTTGTAATGTACACAACTATGATTTGTGGACTTTGTAATGAGGGCTTGTTTGAAGAAGCATTTGTTTTGCTTTCAAAAATGGAAGATAAGGGCTGCTTTCCTGATGCCATCACTTTTGAAATAATGATTTGTGCACTCTTCGAAAGCGGTGAGAATGATAAAGCAGAGAAACTTCTACGTGAAATGATTGCTAGAGGTCTACTATAAGAGCAAAACTCGGTATAACGCTCTCTTGTTACATGtcgttattttcaatttttatgataATCTTCGTGAAATGATTGCTTATCAGTTATTTGTTTGCTGTTATTAAATTACTGTGGTAATAGTGATAGTTGTATTTTCTGTTTTGAGTTTTCTATTACACCTTATTGTGTATCTGTAATTGTTCTATGCCCGATATATGTAGTGTTAGAAATACCAGAGTTACCAGATCTCTTGATTGTACAATCTCGATTTCCCATCATTTCTTCGTTTTTCATTGAAAACTGATAGTATTACAGGTATTAAATTGTTATATGTGGATCCATTCCAAGGAGTTTAGGTTTGTAATGGTCTTGTTGCTACTGATTGTTGGGGTTATctaatgtttataaataatcaGGGCTTAAGTGGTAGTTTATTAGGATAGCCGTCCAATCTCTCTAAGCATCGAGCCTTTTCTTTTCTCAGCTTCCTTTATCATTATGCCGTTTTCCTATTTAGAGTGAGCAGCATAATATGAGAGAACTTTGAATAATTTTCTAATGCTAATTCAACAAGAAAATATACTTGTTATTCAACAGGTGTAGAAGCTTGGTTGAGGATGGTGCTTTACTTCATATATGGTTTTGGCTGCAATATACTTGCAAATTATGCAGTCGAAGATGTGTTCATTTTTTTGAAGTCTCTAATAACAAGTCACATCATAGAGTGGAACATAAACATGAGCATTTTTTCCCTGCTTCCACTATTGTTATCTAAGAAGCTACAATCATGGAAACTACAGCTCTAAGTTTTTGTTGGactactactactatatgtCCCAGTAAATATGATTATCTCGCAGTATTGTCTAATTTGTAATTCTGGAATTCCAACTTGATATgatattatatgtatttttacCTTTGTTCTGAAGGGTTCTGCTGCTAATTGTGAACAATGGACCttgtaacattatttttttaagctttttgATGAAATGTATAATACTTTCTGGTGAGGTGCTGAAGAAGTTGGCTTTCAAATGTCAAAAGATGGAATTTGAATACTGCACTAATTGGCTTAATGAGCCGAATAGACGagtttcaattaattaatttcaggTGAAGTAACAGTTGAATGTATGTAACATTGAGGTCTATTTGACTATAATCATAGACTTGGATGCTTCTTTCTTACGGTTGCATATAATGTTCTTTCTTGCATAGATTTTGATGCAAGAGTTCTATGTAGATAGAACCCTTCGATTTGCggatgtataaaaaaaatgtgtttttactGAATGTATACTTTAGAAATTCGGTTtctagaaaccgaatttttttgacTAGTTAAATATTCGGTTTATGACTTGAGAACATAGGTAATGCAGTGGTTAATTTTTCCTTaatataatgttatttttttagtgtaaattttacactaataaaaattcggtttctagaaaccaaatttttttgcgCGTTAGAGGGGCCTAAAAGAAACATACGGGACATAAAGAGAAGTCATCTGTATTCTTTTATAGTAGGTAGGCTGTTAGTTGTTTTGCTGTTCCTGCAATGCATTATTcacttttaatatattttttgcttcttcaaaaaaatgaTGATATGAAACTTCACACTCTTTTATAGTTTATGCTTGACTAAATTGTTTTGGTGAAGCCAAGTTATgcatattacttttttttttttttttttgtggatacAGTTATGCATATTACTTTATTAATGTTATGTGGTATTTTGTCCGTCTAAAATAATCTTTTTGgctttttagttttgtcccaaaattttggtttttttaagaaaccaacCAATGTATAATGAATAATGttttaccatttgtacccttGCAAAAACTAatacattcattaaatgaaatttttctttcttaataataaatattcttTCTTAATCAATGTGCAAAACTGTACAAGGAGCAAAGTTtttgaccggagggagtaaaaaTATGGCAATAATTGTTAAATATCTATGACTTTGTTAAGAAATTCTACATCAGTTGCGAGATAGTCTGAATATGTGTCTATAAACTAGAGTCAATTGTCACCTTACAAAacagttttgtaaggatgagttagactcaaTACTCAATTTAAGATGGTATAAGAGTCTCTTCACGATTCGCTAGGCCGCCTGCTATCAATTTCTGATCGGGGCCATCCACCATTTAAATCCGTCCCCCAAGCCCAATAGCGATgaagtgtgttaagaagtctcacgtGCTTAAATGGAGTTTTGACCCCTAAGTTTTTATAATTGTGTGATTTTGGCCTCCCAAACTTCAATTGTGAGATTTTAACATTTaaatttcaattgctcgattttagaCTTCCAAGtttaccccttttgcatttgctagtcCTCGttgatattttttactaaaatttcttatgtggcattttaaaattaaaaatatttttaaaataaataaaaaatgtttttaaaatttaatatatgttttaaaattttaaaacatttataaaatagaaatatttgttttaaaatcgagcaattgaaacttgaggGCTAAAATCgaacaattgtaaaattttagggGTTAAAATCACACATTTAAAATTTAGGGGactaaaatcgcacaattgtaAAACATGAGGGTCAAAACTGCACTTAAGACAATATCTCTCTATGTTGaatttatattaaaacaataggaaaattctaatatggaccacttcgttaagtggtccatggtggaccggttataaataaaattataacgaatacgaattttacaaaatctaccgttagattgaaagtttatatcatatagatcatccatagaaaaatttagaaaaattgtaccagagcaaataaaaaaaatttagaaaaaaatttttgactgtaaaaaaatttagaaaaattgaaaatcattttatacgttattgagacccatcaagatttacggtatttaatcttgatgggtctcaataacatatcaaatgattttcaatttttctaaattttatttatggatgatctatatgatataaactttcaatctaacgataaattttgtaaaatcgGATTtagtagatcacttgtccacggtggaccacttgtgaaggcgGTCCACCGCCTAAAACAATAAGTTGTATCTCTAATGGTTACATTAGTAGTAGACATCTGTTAGGTAATATctgttttgatattttcattGGTGTTCTGCTTATACACGACGCCTTTATATTGTAATTCATCTTTTACCGGTCTTTATTCGTCtttgttttattaataatattatatttttcgttcaaaaaaaacttaattttttcattattgataAACTTTTCATTTGCTATGAAGTTTAcagtaaaaacaaaatacaaaatccaACCAACTCGGTAGTTACCCATTTAGTTTACAATGATTAATGATACACACACCACCGTAGCATATAGCAGAAGTAGATAACAGAATCTATCTTCGTTGAATAAGAAATTGggtgttgttaacatgtgcatatagggcacatattaaggtatcttaatatagaaatttaacatttaatgatataaaaatttaatgcttaaaatttaaaatttaatgtttcaacatttaatactttctatttttgtttccttaacatgtgtcattggtgcacatgttaacattctcctaagaAATTTAGTTACCCTTTTTCTTAGAACATATAAAGTCTCAAACTTTAAGAAAACCCAACATTTTTAACTCTCTTAAAGTTTCAATTTGTGAATgtgtgtgttatttattatatattatttcttcatttttgtttttgtttttgtttttttcaagCTATTTCTTCATGTTTTAATTGGGTCAAAAGGGTTATACAATTAATTGCTGGTTCAAGCAATTTATGGGTCATTGTTGAATTTGAATGTATtgaatgatgatgaatgatGTAGTTATCGACAACAGTCTTGTTAATGTTTCATTGGAATTCAATGAAATGGATGTTGCACTAAAgatgtttgatgaaatgcttgTTAGTAgcattattttgaattttaacatTGTTAGTGagctatgaagcatggacacggACACCGGACATGACACAAACACTGACACGTCAACGCCGATAATAATTCAATGTAaacataagtgtcggtgtcgtatCGCTGTGTCGGTATCAGACACCATGCATCCAACACCAGGACACACATCTAATCTAAgaagtgtttgtgcttcatagctaGTGAGGTGTACAAGTTTGCAAAAAAGCTAATTTCAATGTGCATGTTTTCTCATTTGGCTAACAGAACAGGGAACTCGGGATGGAATGGTTCATGTAAAatacttcttcaaaaaaattattcatgtaaaatatatttgtgcttttactataaaagaaaaaaataaataaaataaatttttgggaGATTATTGATTTAAGAGTTTATTATTTTGGCTACATTTTGGTTTCTTTTATGTTATAGTTGGATGTTTAACTTTACTTCTGAAAATTACACTTTAATTTCGTAAATTGATGTACTTTCTCATTTAGTTGATTAGGAGGAAATAGGAATAATTGTGTATGGAATGGAGAGAAGGAAATAGGACAACAACTTGGTAACAAGGCACTGCACTTGTGGGAAGAATGGAGAACTGCTCAAAATATGAGAAACCAAGCTACACAAACTGTCATGGTACAGCAGCAAATACAGTGGCATAAACCAAGCTTTTGTTGGTTTAAATGTAACATAGACGCGGGATTTCACAATGTGCACGGAAAGACAAGCATGGGGTGGTGTATTCGTGATCATGATGGTCATTTTGTAGTGGCAGGAACCTCTTGGAAGTACGGTAATCGCTCTATCATTGAAGGAGAGGTATGACTTTACTTGATGCTATGAAGGAAGTGGAACGCGTAGGCCTAACAAATGTCATTTTTGAAACTGACTTCAAAAGTGTTGTTGATGACATCCATCGACGAGTCAATGGCATCTCCGAATTTAGCTCTTTAATTGTAATGACAAGCGAACTCGGTTGCTCATAAGCTTGCTAGAGCGGCTGTTTCATTGCCTCGTCGCTATATCTTTGATTTGCCACCTACCTGTATTGATACtttattagttaatgaaatgATATGAGTTTCCtgttgtaagaaaaaaaaaagtgtatagcTATAAATTTTCTAAGTAACAACCATACTCATTATCTCAATgacatttaaaattttaaatatttttttaagtattggTCTACGATGAACAACTTCTAAAATTTTCCTAACttcaataaaagaaattataaggTGACAAAATAAGGTTGGATCTTTTCTTATTGTTGTTGATACTGGCAAGACCAGCCAGATGATGTCTGCTGGTTGGTAGTGAGAGGACTTGTAGTACCTGCATACCCAAAAGAAAAGGAGGCGCTGATTAAAAAACaatcattttgattttcttacTCTCCCTTAGCAACCGGCGGGAAAGGAGTCTATCAATCCGCCTAGCGTTGGTAGACTTCCCCCAATGCAATACATAGAAATCATAAGATGGTGTTCATTTGTAATTTTCGTTGTCTATCGATTTGAGTTAGACCGTTTCAATAAAATCATAAttatccaaaacaaaaaaaaaagataaaatacgGTGAAATATGGTTAATATACTAGtttaatttaaacaattaaaaataaatattctttAAACTATCATTAATTATTTCATTGTTATCtcgtaaacaaaaataaataaaaagtaggcttaaatgcagttttgccccccctattttgattaaatcggaattttaccccctctgttttaaaacgcggacttttaccccccctattttataattttttggattttgccccccctaaaattctgctttcgattcacaacttcaaagcttcgcacacaactcaatttggatcaataattcaccaaaaggatatcgaaatgaccgtaatcaagTTATCTTTCCatagaatcaaaccccactaaatttggagttacaaaaagagattaattaccgttttagtgaaggtatgtccccaaaattctacacaaaatctgctttcgagtcacaacttcaaaccttcgcacacaactcattTTGAAtacataattcaccaaacggataccgaaatgaccagAATCgtgttagctttccacagaatcaaaccccactaaatttggagttacaaagagagattaattaccgttttagtgaaggtatgtccaattactaattttgcagaaatctacttatgacattcaaattcaacatcgtctaccaaacacatcgtaactccaaatttgacgaaatttaaattaaaacaagggtaatttcgttagctttccggacatgtaaatactattgaaaaatgagctacagtgtgagagacatgacaaaaatacaagTAGTAGTTCgatacaataattgatttgtacagaccttcactaaaatgataattaatctctctctgtaactccaaatttagtggagtttgattctatggaaaactaactcgatttcggtcatttcggtaccagtttggtgaattatggatccaaatagAATtatgtgcgaagttttgaagttgtgactcgaaagcagattttgtgcagaattttgggggacataccttcactaaaacagtaattaatctctctttgtaactccaaatttagcgAGGTTTGGTTATCTgaaaagataactcgattacggtcatttcggtatacgtttggtgaattattgatcaaaattgagttgtgtacgacgctttgaagttgtgactcgaaagcagaattttagggggggcaaaatccaaaaaattataaaataagggggtaaaagtccgcgttttaaaacagagggggtaaaattctgatttaatcaaaataggggggtaaaactgcatttaagcctaaaaataTAATGGAGATGCACTACTCACCATGTAAAATAGTGTACCAAGATTATCATCTAATATACAAAACTTTCAACTTTCAACTTTCAACTTAGCCACCGTGAAACAGTCCTAACCTCCTTTTCCAGCTGCTCCGGTAACACGCGAAAGACTCAACCGCTCTAACCTTCGTCGTTGCCGCTCCTTTCTCACACCCATGCCACGCAGCAAGGAATTATGAGATTAACAAGGTTTCTTTCAAAACCCTCTTTAGTTCCTAACTTTTTCACTTTCAgatttttctctcattttcacAATGTTAgtgatgttgttgatgatgattctATTTACATGTTCAATCGAATGCTAAATATGCGAAAAACCCCTTCCATTATTGAATTTAACAAG
It contains:
- the LOC123911236 gene encoding pentatricopeptide repeat-containing protein At1g62670, mitochondrial-like, encoding MTYAFSLLGKILKMGYQLDVVTVNTLINGLCLNNEIQKALYFHDDLIAKGFQLNHVSYETLINGLCKMGHTTPALQLLRRLEKGSVKPNLVSYSTIIDSMCKNKLVDDACELFSEMVNKGIFPDVVTYSALIYGFCIVNKLKEAIVLLNEMVSKNINPNVYTFNILIDAFCKEGKMKEAKSVLAMMMKQGMKPDVVTYSTLMDGFCLRKEVSKAKYIFNTMIQRGVMPDVKSYSIMINGFCKSEMVDEAIKLFEEMYLKNIIPNTVTYNTLIDGLCKSGRITYAWELVDEMCDRGQQPNVITYNSFLHTLCKIHELDAAIALVKKINDQGIMPNLYTYSTLIDGLCKGGRLNDALKVFNNLLAKGYNLDVVMYTTMICGLCNEGLFEEAFVLLSKMEDKGCFPDAITFEIMICALFESGENDKAEKLLREMIARGLL